CTGTACACCTTATTCAATAAAAGCCCTTTTACTGAGGTAATACCCTATGGCATTGCAGGAAAAACTGATCGACGCTCTGGGCAGTTTCGCCACTAAATTCAACAGTTATCGCTATATTATGGCGATCAAGTCAGCCTTCATTACCTTAATGCCGGTGATCATCGTCGGGGCGTTCTCTGTGCTGATCTCCAATATGGTGCTGGATCCGAAAAACGGCCTGGCGAGCTTCTCGTCGTTGTCGTTTCTCGCCACGCTAAAACCGATCACCAGCGCGCTGAATTACGCCACCCTGAACTTCCTCAACATTGGGGCGGTATTCCTGATTGGCATTGAGCTGGGGCGCATCAACGGCATCAAATCCCTTTTCCCGGGCTTGCTGGCGGTGATCTGCTTTATTTGTGTGACGCCAACCACCGTGGAGATGCTGGTGGATGGCGAAATGCACGTGGTGAAAGATGTGCTGCTGCGCCAGTTCTCGGATACCCGCAGCCTGTTCCTGGGCATGTTTATCGCCATTCTGTCCGTTGAAATCTACTGCTGGTTGGAGAACCGCCAGGGGCTGAAGATCCGAATGCCTGACACCGTGCCGCCTAACGTGGCTGCATCGTTCTCCGCGCTGATCCCGGCGATTATCACCACCACCGCCATTGCCACGCTGGGGTTTGTTTTTCATCAAATCACCGGGATGTATCTCTACGACGCGGTGTATCAGGTGGTGCAACAGCCGCTGGAGCGGGTGGTGCAAAGTCTGCCGGGGATCCTGCTGCTGATGTTCGTTGCACAGCTGTTCTGGGTGATTGGTATCCACGGCAACCAGATGATCAAGCCGATCCGCGAGCCGCTGCTGCTGGGGGCGATCACCGTCAACATGAGCGCGTTTGAGCAGGGTAAAGAGGTGCCGAACATTATCACCATGCCGTTCTGGGATGTGTATATGAGCATCGGCGGTTCGGGCCTGACTATCGGCCTGCTGATCGCGGTGATGATTGCCACCAAACGCAAGGAGATGAAAGAGATCGCCAAGCTTTCCATCGGCCCGGGGATTTTTAATATCAACGAGCCGGTGATCTTCGGTATGCCAATCATGCTTAACCCGATCCTCGCCATTCCCTTCATTATCACTCCACTGGTGACGGGCTCCATCGGCTACTTCGCCACCGTGACCGGGTTTGCCGGTAAAGCGGTGGTGATGGTGCCGTGGACGACGCCGCCGCTGATCAACGCCTGGCTCTCTACTGCGGGTTCGATGGGGGCGGTGATCACCCAGCTTATCTGCATTGTGACTGCCGTCATTATCTATCTGCCGTTTGTGAAAATCGCTTCACGCCGCGCAGAGCAGGCCGCGCTGCAGCAGGCCACTGACAACCCGTGAGGATGCGATGAGTACAAAACAGATAACCCTGCCGCAGGATTTTATTCTCGGCGCAGCCGCATCGGCCTGGCAGACAGAGGGCTGGAGCGGTAAAAAAGCGGGCCAGGATTCATGGATCGACCTCTGGTACAAGAACGACCGTCACGTCTGGCACAACGGCTATGGCCCGGCGGTGGCGACCGATTTTATCAACCGTTTTCGCGAAGATGTGGCGTTGATGAAGCAGGCGGGGCTGACGCACTACCGTACCTCGATCAACTGGTCACGCTTTTTAACCGATTA
This region of Enterobacter cloacae complex sp. R_G8 genomic DNA includes:
- a CDS encoding PTS sugar transporter subunit IIC; amino-acid sequence: MALQEKLIDALGSFATKFNSYRYIMAIKSAFITLMPVIIVGAFSVLISNMVLDPKNGLASFSSLSFLATLKPITSALNYATLNFLNIGAVFLIGIELGRINGIKSLFPGLLAVICFICVTPTTVEMLVDGEMHVVKDVLLRQFSDTRSLFLGMFIAILSVEIYCWLENRQGLKIRMPDTVPPNVAASFSALIPAIITTTAIATLGFVFHQITGMYLYDAVYQVVQQPLERVVQSLPGILLLMFVAQLFWVIGIHGNQMIKPIREPLLLGAITVNMSAFEQGKEVPNIITMPFWDVYMSIGGSGLTIGLLIAVMIATKRKEMKEIAKLSIGPGIFNINEPVIFGMPIMLNPILAIPFIITPLVTGSIGYFATVTGFAGKAVVMVPWTTPPLINAWLSTAGSMGAVITQLICIVTAVIIYLPFVKIASRRAEQAALQQATDNP